One segment of Pangasianodon hypophthalmus isolate fPanHyp1 chromosome 10, fPanHyp1.pri, whole genome shotgun sequence DNA contains the following:
- the LOC113538869 gene encoding utrophin, which produces MKILRSFRRESSWRIMAVVRSSLQKVMLFLHRVQTVTFTSPRYQKLCKDIQTEIDASCGSSRRRSRDQSQGFKGISPDDSNHTYGNSIFPNRDCVELHSESGAGLMTLLEELWLWVKLKDEELTRQNTTGDDINNLLQQQVYCMALQRQLSSRRLNCECPLKQVCLLPLQHVDTLSESNVKEAAETALQERSMWLAHAVLDEATDVQLHWDRFCFNTASWQQQVSWVLRKLQDLQDAMYQLDLGLAEMENKWEGWCSEGQTLASYMQDDFEESQSFIGGTAELHSGLKDISSSLIPLPDIHLAPISSLPPHSSKTQLDISEAPAMNQHRQVLDTQVDNRLLSQDFLSVSVQYPWQRAVLHNSVPYYINHEKQTTSWDHPMMTQLFQSMTELRHVRFSAYRTALKSRRVQKALCLDLLELAMAQGIFEQHQLTHNEQVLEVPAIITCLLTIYTELQQVYPDLIDIPLCVDLCLNWLLNVYDRDRSGKVQVLSMKIGLLSFSKGHLEEKYEYLFTQVASSAGVCNPKQLALLLHTTIQIPYELGEAAAFGGSNVEPSVHSCFQHVGHKDTVDLEQFVEWMHLEPQSMVWLPVLHRLAAAETSKHKAKCNICKECPMVGFRYRSLKHFNYDVCQRCFFTGRTTRSHKLTYPMVEYCTPTTSGEDVRDFTKVLKNKFRSKKYFTKHPRLGYLPVQTIDLDMNEEYTYSQMSLQSLQRTPCVQQDSGQEGSGTHQTDDFSGGSDKLEPCHCICLTTQ; this is translated from the exons ATGAAAATCTTGAGGAGCTTCCGGAGGGAAAGCAGCTGGAGAATAATGGCTGTGGTTAGATCCTCACTCCAGAAAGTGATGCTCTTTCTGCACAGAGTCCAAACCGTGACTTTTACATCACCAAGATATCAGAAACTGTGCAAG GATATTCAGACAGAGATCGATGCCAGCTGTGGTTCTTCCAGAAGGAGGTCCAGGGACCAGTCACAGGGTTTCAAAGGAATAAGCCCTGATGACAGTAACCACACTTATGGAAATTCTATCTTTCCTAACAG GGACTGTGTGGAGCTTCACAGTGAGAGTGGAGCAGGCCTGATGACTCTCCTGGAGGAACTTTGGCTTTGGGTGAAGCTGAAAGATGAAGAACTGACCAGGCAAAACACCACTGGAGATGATATTAATAATCTACTGCAGCAACAAGTCTACTGTATG GCTCTGCAGAGGCAGCTCAGCAGTCGAAGGCTGAATTGTGAGTGCCCTCTGAAGCAAGTGTGTCTGTTGCCTCTGCAGCATGTGGATACTCTGAGTGAAAGCAACGTGAAAGAAGCAGCAG AGACTGCTCTGCAGGAGAGGAGCATGTGGCTGGCTCACGCTGTGCTGGATGAGGCCACGGATGTCCAGCTCCACTGGGATCGGTTCTGTTTTAACACAGCCAGCTGGCAGCAGCAGGTCAGCTGGGTACTGAGAAAACTGCAGGATCTTCAGGATGCCATGTATCAGCTAGACTTGGGCTTGGCAGAGATGGAGAATAAGTGGGAGGGATGGTGCTCAGAAGGACAAACACTGGCCAGCTATATGCAGGATGATTTTGAGGAGAGT cAAAGTTTTATTGGGGGGACAGCAGAACTGCACTCCGGTCTAAAAGACATAAGTAGCAGTTTGATTCCACTTCCTGACATTCATCTGGCTCCAATCTCATCACTGCCACCTCATAGCTCTAAAACACAGCTGGACATTTCAGAG GCACCAGCGATGAATCAGCACAGACAGGTCCTAGATACTCAAGTTGATAACAGACTGTTGTCTCAAGACTTCTTATCTG TCTCTGTTCAGTACCCATGGCAGAGGGCGGTATTGCATAACAGTGTTCCTTATTACATCAA TCATGAAAAGCAGACCACATCATGGGATCATCCAATGATGACTCAGCTATTTCAGTCAATGA CTGAGCTCCGGCATGTGCGATTCTCAGCCTACCGCACCGCTTTGAAGAGCCGCAGAGTTCAGAAAGCCTTGTGCT TGGACCTTTTGGAGCTGGCCATGGCTCAGGGTATCTTTGAACAACATCAGCTGACTCATAATGAGCAAGTTTTGGAGGTTCCAGCCATCATTACCTGTCTATTGACAATATACACTGAACTTCAGCAGGTGTATCCAGATCTCATCGATATCCCCCTGTGTGTGGACCTGTGTCTTAACTGGCTTCTAAATGTTTATGACAG gGATCGAAGTGGGAAAGTTCAAGTTCTGTCCATGAAGATAgggcttctttctttttcaaaggGACACCTTGAAGAGAAGTATGAAT ATCTGTTCACTCAGGTGGCCAGTTCTGCAGGAGTGTGTAACCCAAAACAGCTGGCACTGCTGCTGCACACCACTATCCAGATCCCCTATGAGCTGGGTGAGGCTGCTGCTTTCGGAGGGAGTAATGTGGAACCAAGCGTCCACAGTTGCTTTCAGCAT GTGGGCCATAAGGACACAGTTGACCTGGAGCAGTTTGTGGAGTGGATGCATCTGGAGCCTCAGTCCATGGTGTGGCTGCCGGTGTTGCACAGATTGGCTGCAGCTGAGACCTCCAAGCACAAGGCCAAGTGTAACATCTGTAAAGAGTGTCCTATGGTGGGCTTTAG GTATCGCAGTCTGAAGCATTTCAACTATGATGTGTGTCAGAGATGTTTTTTCACTGGAAGAACTACTAGAAGTCACAAATTAACCTATCCTATGGTGGAATACTGCACCCCT ACCACCTCTGGGGAAGATGTGCGTGATTTCACCAAGGTGCTCAAAAACAAGTTTCGCTCTAAGAAGTACTTCACTAAGCACCCACGTCTTGGATACCTGCCAGTCCAGACCATTGATCTAGACAT
- the stx11a gene encoding syntaxin-11a, with translation MKDRLDDLNSIISKNSQEEPCVENGENVDNGELEQHAVVFEGEEIMDDVFKEAQSMHKKIAYLRLEVKRLDKQNTRFLTSVRRISSIKRDTNAIARSIKAEGEKLYARLQQMEAKCKELEEKHGAHSALARMVRSQYNSLTSAFHDAMSEYNEAEMAQRENCKIRIQRQTEIMGKEVTGDQIEEMIETGKWNVFSDDLVTDERAFRSALNEIENRHKELLELESRIRDIRELFFQLALMVEQQGAMVDNIEANVCATEEFIGKATVEIKKAVKYKKKNPCRQLFCCCFPCCNK, from the coding sequence ATGAAGGATCGACTGGATGACCTGAATAGTATTATATCTAAAAACTCCCAGGAGGAGCCTTGTGTAGAGAACGGGGAGAACGTAGACAATGGTGAGCTGGAGCAGCATGCCGTGGTGTTTGAGGGTGAGGAGATCATGGACGACGTGTTTAAGGAGGCCCAGTCTATGCACAAAAAAATAGCTTACCTCAGATTGGAGGTGAAGAGGCTGGACAAGCAGAACACCCGTTTTCTCACCTCAGTCAGACGCATCAGCAGCATCAAGCGGGACACCAATGCCATTGCACGCAGCATCAAAGCTGAAGGAGAGAAGCTGTATGCGAGGCTTCAGCAGATGGAGGCAAAGTGCAAAGAGCTGGAGGAGAAACACGGGGCCCACTCTGCGTTAGCCCGCATGGTGCGCTCTCAGTACAACTCTTTAACCAGTGCCTTCCATGATGCAATGTCTGAGTATAATGAGGCTGAGATGGCACAAAGGGAAAACTGCAAGATACGCATACAGCGACAGACAGAGATCATGGGCAAGGAGGTGACTGGGGATCAGATCGAAGAAATGATCGAGACTGGTAAGTGGAACGTCTTCTCGGATGACCTTGTCACAGACGAGAGAGCCTTCCGCTCAGCGCTCAACGAGATCGAGAACCGTCACAAGGAGCTTCTAGAGCTGGAGAGCCGCATTCGGGACATTCGTGAGCTCTTTTTTCAGTTGGCTCTGATGGTAGAGCAGCAAGGGGCTATGGTGGATAACATTGAGGCTAATGTATGTGCAACAGAAGAATTTATAGGCAAGGCTACAGTTGAGATCAAGAAGGCTGTAAAATATAAGAAGAAGAACCCGTGTAGGCAGCtcttctgttgttgtttccCATGTTGCAATAAGTGA